One part of the Truepera radiovictrix DSM 17093 genome encodes these proteins:
- a CDS encoding 2'-5' RNA ligase family protein: MEKTHQTALVIIPPPTVWGPIQEIRRLHDRQFRRWMPHLTLLYPFAPKRDFNRVLPELAPVGWEQRPFEVTLARFSWFRHGQERYTLWLAPEPREPVVALQEALYRALPSFGDTRSFKGGFTPHLSVGQVAGKGRLRSLVEELSASWEPVRFTVSEVCLISRKAPPNDIFQVDRRIVLEG; this comes from the coding sequence ATGGAGAAGACGCACCAAACCGCCCTGGTGATCATCCCGCCGCCGACGGTGTGGGGGCCCATCCAGGAGATTCGCCGCCTTCACGACCGGCAGTTCCGGCGCTGGATGCCGCACCTCACGCTGCTCTACCCCTTCGCCCCCAAACGCGACTTCAACCGGGTCTTGCCCGAACTGGCGCCGGTAGGGTGGGAGCAGCGGCCTTTCGAGGTGACCCTGGCGCGCTTTTCCTGGTTTCGCCACGGCCAGGAGCGCTACACGCTGTGGCTCGCGCCCGAGCCCCGAGAACCCGTCGTAGCGCTTCAGGAGGCGCTCTACCGGGCGCTGCCGAGCTTTGGTGACACCCGCTCGTTTAAGGGCGGTTTTACCCCGCACCTCAGCGTCGGGCAGGTCGCGGGCAAGGGGCGGTTGCGGAGCCTCGTGGAGGAGCTGTCGGCGTCGTGGGAGCCCGTGCGCTTTACCGTCTCGGAGGTGTGCCTCATCTCCCGCAAGGCGCCGCCCAACGACATCTTCCAGGTCGACCGGAGGATCGTGCTGGAGGGGTGA
- a CDS encoding type IV pilus modification PilV family protein, with protein sequence MKSARGLTLLEVLASIVILGVLMTVVLSPLTQLFARTAVSGRTLRLTTQAQEIAESIRGQWRAIPYPADGSQESEAQQKLRAQNRERYEKTCFQLPRVSGARLQLEVWALDRRGNEVSRLTWHETCPATSPATIPPLKRLKVTLSADDGTQSHLTLDVPKP encoded by the coding sequence GTGAAGTCGGCGCGCGGCCTGACGCTCCTTGAAGTGCTCGCCTCGATCGTCATCCTAGGCGTGCTGATGACCGTCGTCCTGTCGCCGCTGACACAGCTCTTTGCGCGCACGGCGGTGAGCGGTCGGACGCTCCGGCTCACCACCCAAGCCCAAGAGATCGCCGAGAGCATTCGGGGCCAGTGGCGCGCTATTCCCTACCCCGCAGACGGCAGCCAAGAGTCGGAGGCGCAGCAGAAGCTGCGCGCCCAAAACCGCGAACGCTACGAGAAGACCTGTTTTCAGCTGCCACGCGTGAGTGGCGCGCGGCTGCAGCTCGAGGTGTGGGCGCTCGATCGCCGCGGTAACGAGGTCAGCCGCCTGACGTGGCACGAGACGTGCCCCGCCACAAGCCCCGCCACCATCCCCCCGCTAAAGCGCCTCAAAGTCACCTTGAGCGCCGACGACGGTACCCAGAGCCACCTCACGCTCGACGTACCGAAGCCGTAG
- a CDS encoding alpha/beta hydrolase, whose protein sequence is MDAARFYGHERHQDFWLGEGPRRALLVHGFPGTPAELRALGGWLAARGFRVHAPLLPGFGADIPNLGKTRRAAWLGAARRAWEALREGQGAQTVLLGFSMGGALALQVAARGAPPDKLVLLAPFWRLRDPRARWLPALQYAVRELRPFENTDFSASTVRAQFARLEPSLDLDDPAVQEALRTQVALPTSALVELQRLGAEAYRAAPRVRAPALVIQGLDDDTVAATDTRRLALRLGGPVTLFEVPGSHHLIAPGGPEFAGLCERLERELL, encoded by the coding sequence GTGGACGCTGCACGCTTCTACGGTCACGAGCGGCACCAGGACTTCTGGTTGGGCGAGGGCCCCCGCCGCGCCCTTCTCGTGCACGGGTTCCCGGGGACGCCGGCGGAGCTGCGGGCGCTAGGGGGCTGGCTCGCCGCGCGCGGCTTTAGGGTCCACGCCCCGCTGCTGCCGGGTTTCGGCGCCGATATCCCCAACCTCGGCAAGACGCGCCGCGCGGCGTGGCTCGGGGCGGCGCGCCGCGCTTGGGAGGCGCTGCGCGAGGGGCAAGGGGCGCAGACGGTCCTATTGGGCTTTTCGATGGGGGGCGCCCTCGCGCTTCAGGTCGCCGCCAGAGGCGCCCCCCCCGACAAGCTCGTCCTCTTGGCCCCTTTTTGGCGGCTGCGCGACCCCAGGGCGCGGTGGCTCCCCGCGCTGCAGTACGCGGTGCGCGAGCTGAGGCCCTTCGAGAACACCGACTTTAGCGCCAGCACCGTGCGGGCGCAGTTCGCGCGGCTCGAGCCCAGCTTGGACCTCGACGACCCCGCCGTGCAGGAGGCGCTCCGCACGCAGGTCGCCCTGCCGACCTCCGCGCTCGTCGAGCTGCAGCGCCTCGGCGCCGAAGCCTACCGCGCCGCCCCCCGCGTGCGGGCGCCCGCGCTCGTCATCCAGGGGCTTGATGACGACACCGTCGCCGCTACCGACACCCGCCGCCTGGCGCTGCGCCTCGGCGGCCCCGTGACGCTCTTCGAGGTGCCCGGCAGCCATCACCTCATCGCGCCCGGTGGCCCCGAGTTCGCCGGGCTCTGCGAGCGGCTCGAGCGGGAGCTGTTGTAG
- the lepA gene encoding translation elongation factor 4, producing the protein MEIRNFSIIAHVDHGKSTLADRILELTQAVSERQRRDQMLDTLELERERGITIKATPMRLFYTAKSGQRYLFNLIDTPGHVDFNYEVSRALRACEGVLLVVDASQGVEAQTIQNAYLAIDNGLEVLPVINKIDLPNADVPGAIAELEEVIGIPGDTAVAVSAKTGENVEAILEGIIAHLPPPKGDPDAPLSCLIFDAMFDSYQGVISFVRVMDGTVKKGDVIRIFSTGKTFEVDKVGYFSPAPTVSDQLGPGEVGWITAAIKDIADTQIGDTITSDKNPVSAPIPGFKPAQPVVFSGLYPTDSEDYPKLREALEKLSLNDAAFSFEPETSEALGFGFRCGFLGLLHADIVQARLEREFGLGLIATAPAVIYEVERTDGSREHIQNPADLPEPDKIARILEPFVRLNVYVPEEYVGNVMGLLQERRGEMKNMVYHGRRVELRYEIPFGEILYDFHDRLKSLTRGYASMDYEPLEYREGKLVKLDILVNDEKVDALAVIVHRDKAYSLGRKIVDKMAEVIPRQMFAVPIQAAIGGKIIARATVRAFRKDVTAKCYGGDITRKRKLLEKQKKGKERMKQLGTVEVPQEAFLAVLSGDE; encoded by the coding sequence GTGGAGATTCGCAACTTCTCGATCATCGCGCACGTGGATCACGGCAAGTCGACCCTTGCCGACCGCATCCTCGAGCTCACCCAAGCGGTCTCGGAACGGCAGCGCCGCGACCAGATGCTAGACACCTTAGAGCTCGAGCGCGAGCGGGGGATCACCATCAAAGCCACCCCGATGCGCCTCTTTTACACCGCCAAAAGCGGCCAGCGCTACCTCTTTAACCTCATCGACACCCCCGGCCACGTCGACTTCAACTACGAGGTCTCGCGCGCGCTGCGCGCCTGCGAGGGGGTGCTCTTGGTCGTCGACGCCTCGCAGGGGGTCGAGGCGCAGACCATCCAGAACGCCTACCTGGCGATCGACAACGGGCTCGAGGTGCTGCCTGTGATCAACAAGATCGACCTGCCCAACGCCGACGTGCCGGGGGCGATCGCCGAGCTCGAGGAGGTCATCGGCATCCCCGGCGACACCGCCGTGGCGGTCTCCGCGAAGACCGGCGAGAACGTCGAGGCGATCCTAGAGGGGATCATCGCCCACCTGCCCCCCCCCAAGGGCGACCCCGACGCGCCCCTGTCGTGCCTCATATTCGACGCGATGTTCGACTCCTATCAGGGCGTCATCTCGTTCGTGCGGGTAATGGACGGCACCGTTAAAAAGGGCGACGTCATCCGGATCTTTAGCACCGGCAAGACCTTCGAGGTGGACAAGGTGGGCTACTTCTCGCCCGCCCCGACCGTGTCGGACCAGCTCGGCCCGGGCGAGGTCGGCTGGATCACCGCCGCGATCAAAGACATCGCCGACACGCAGATCGGCGACACCATCACCTCCGACAAAAACCCCGTATCGGCCCCCATCCCGGGGTTTAAACCCGCGCAGCCGGTGGTCTTTTCGGGGCTCTACCCGACCGACTCCGAGGACTACCCCAAGCTGCGCGAGGCGCTCGAAAAGCTCTCCTTAAACGACGCCGCCTTCTCCTTCGAACCGGAGACCTCCGAGGCGCTCGGCTTCGGCTTTCGCTGCGGCTTTCTGGGTCTGTTGCACGCCGATATCGTCCAGGCGAGGCTCGAGCGCGAGTTCGGGCTGGGGCTTATCGCCACCGCCCCGGCTGTTATCTACGAGGTCGAGCGCACGGACGGCTCAAGGGAGCACATTCAAAACCCCGCCGACTTGCCCGAACCGGACAAGATCGCGCGCATCCTTGAGCCCTTCGTGCGGCTGAACGTCTACGTCCCCGAGGAGTACGTGGGCAACGTCATGGGGCTTTTGCAAGAGCGCCGCGGCGAGATGAAAAACATGGTCTACCACGGCCGCCGCGTCGAGCTGCGCTACGAGATCCCCTTCGGCGAAATCCTCTACGACTTTCACGACCGCCTCAAGAGCTTGACGCGCGGCTACGCCAGCATGGACTACGAACCGCTCGAGTACCGCGAGGGCAAGCTCGTCAAGCTCGACATTTTGGTTAACGACGAAAAGGTCGACGCGCTAGCTGTTATCGTCCACCGCGACAAGGCCTACAGCTTGGGCCGCAAGATCGTCGACAAGATGGCCGAGGTGATCCCCCGGCAGATGTTCGCCGTCCCCATCCAAGCGGCCATCGGCGGCAAGATCATCGCCCGCGCGACCGTGCGCGCTTTCCGCAAGGACGTCACCGCCAAGTGCTACGGCGGCGACATCACCCGCAAACGCAAGCTTTTGGAAAAGCAGAAAAAGGGCAAGGAGCGGATGAAGCAGCTGGGCACCGTCGAGGTGCCGCAGGAGGCGTTTTTGGCGGTGCTCTCGGGGGACGAGTAG
- a CDS encoding PulJ/GspJ family protein, translating into MQHPYRPSTSPHTPSHNAGMTLVELLVAAALMGVLMLAFTQVFGGSLRASGELNARNELLSEAQIAQQFVAAKLQNAFYVYPSGSAIQLSQSGATTQNTTRSGAGQQWRVGTDPFIALLLPPTGRGQCPANAASTSVKNANRQFCFTFHAFYPVHRGTLVRSGLASAPPHDPQNDDTWVLMEYRANLFDGVDRTLDQVAQPPLDRPDLYRSRSAQMLADYVQPTTLAPRYTMFSTDEQGGTVYSVAFELRMLQRRVGKALTAPAGLAPLSTRVYPRNVP; encoded by the coding sequence ATGCAGCACCCCTACCGCCCTAGCACCTCACCGCACACCCCTAGCCACAACGCCGGCATGACCCTCGTCGAGCTGCTCGTCGCCGCCGCCCTCATGGGGGTGCTCATGCTCGCCTTTACCCAAGTGTTTGGCGGCTCGCTGCGCGCTTCCGGAGAGCTGAACGCGCGTAACGAACTGCTCAGCGAGGCGCAGATCGCCCAGCAGTTCGTCGCCGCGAAGCTCCAAAACGCGTTTTACGTCTACCCGAGCGGCAGCGCCATCCAACTTTCGCAGAGCGGCGCAACCACGCAAAACACCACCCGTAGCGGCGCGGGCCAGCAGTGGCGCGTCGGCACCGACCCCTTTATCGCGCTGCTGCTGCCCCCGACCGGTCGCGGCCAGTGCCCCGCCAACGCCGCCTCGACGAGCGTCAAGAACGCCAACCGGCAGTTTTGCTTTACCTTCCACGCGTTTTACCCGGTGCACCGCGGGACGCTCGTGCGCTCCGGCCTCGCCTCGGCGCCACCTCACGACCCCCAAAACGACGACACCTGGGTGCTGATGGAGTACCGCGCCAACCTCTTCGACGGCGTCGACCGCACGCTCGACCAGGTCGCACAGCCCCCCCTCGACCGGCCCGACCTCTACCGCAGCCGCTCGGCGCAGATGCTGGCCGACTACGTGCAGCCGACCACGCTCGCGCCCCGTTACACGATGTTTAGCACCGACGAACAGGGCGGTACGGTCTACTCGGTGGCCTTTGAGCTCAGGATGCTGCAGCGCCGCGTCGGCAAGGCGCTGACGGCCCCCGCCGGTTTAGCGCCACTGAGCACCCGCGTCTACCCGCGCAACGTGCCCTAA
- a CDS encoding pilus assembly FimT family protein, with amino-acid sequence MSKGFTLLELLIVCACIGLLLGVGGVLFTGAINRSRLAEASAQLVGDLQRARSAAQRYNQNAELEVRATTASAYTLTINGRSTERRLPAGTQLRTPSPTAIRYHAPFGETSGTNVTLTVELQRGRAQPRYVRVIGVTGKVYTGVGP; translated from the coding sequence ATGAGCAAGGGGTTTACGCTCCTCGAGCTCCTGATCGTCTGCGCCTGTATAGGGCTCCTGTTAGGCGTAGGGGGCGTGCTCTTTACGGGGGCGATCAACCGCAGCCGCCTCGCCGAAGCGAGCGCGCAGCTCGTCGGGGACCTGCAGCGGGCGCGGAGCGCCGCCCAGCGCTACAACCAGAACGCCGAGCTCGAGGTCAGAGCGACCACGGCGAGCGCGTATACCCTGACCATCAACGGCCGGAGCACCGAGCGCCGGCTGCCGGCGGGGACACAGCTAAGGACCCCGTCGCCGACAGCTATCCGTTACCACGCCCCTTTTGGCGAAACGAGCGGCACCAACGTGACCTTAACCGTCGAGCTGCAGCGCGGCCGCGCTCAGCCGCGTTACGTTCGGGTCATAGGGGTGACCGGCAAAGTGTATACGGGAGTCGGTCCGTGA